The genomic window GTTGGTGCTGTATCAACCAAATCTTTGTTGTAGTATAAAAGCAAGGTTTCAATAACAGCCGGTGCGCCGTAGATTTTATCTTCAAAAGTCACTTGCGCTTTATCTGTATCATCGTAATCTGCTTCATTACCCAATTGAACTTCTGCCAAGTGCCCTTGTTGACCTAATGCACCGATACGGTCATAAGCAGCCATCATAACATCTGGCGCTTTTCCAGCGGGGCCATCAAGCGCGAGCGATTCCAATTGTTCAAACATGTCTTTTTCAACTAATTTGATTTCTACGTCGTTATCTTCTTCGAACTTTGTTTTGATCTCATTGACATAGTCTGTATAACCGGCATCAACTGAGATCGTCAATGTTTTGCTATCTTCTTCGCTTGAGCTAGTGGATGATCCGCCATTGCCACATGCAGCAAGTCCACCGATAAAACCTAAAGATAAAGCACCTAACCCTAATTTTTTAAGCAACTGTTTACTCATTTTCTTTCCTCCGATTCTATTCTGTTACTCTTTACAATTTGATTATAAGTCGATAAAAGTTCTATTTGCAAACGCTTTCTCTATGTTACCGATAACAAGTTAACAAAGGATCAAAAATCCATTCGGGTGGATTTCTGCTTTGCCATCTTTTAAGATGTCGCAATTTTGACTGAACAACACATCATTTTCCAAATCGACCATGTATGCTTCCGTCCCTTGATTGAAGTAAGCATGGATCGTTTGCTGATTGAAATGACGAGTTAAATAAAGCTGTTCATTTTTATCATCGACTGATTGCCAAGTCATGTCTCCTTGAATCAATATTTCTTGAATCTGTTTCCGTACACAGATCAATTCTTTCACGAATCCTTTTAGTTCAAGATCTTGTTGATCTTTTTCCCAAATCATACATTTTCGGCAATCTGGATCATCATGACCAGTCATACCAATTTCAGTTCCGTAGTAGATACAAGGTGCCCCTTTTTGTAAGAACATAAAGGCTAAAACGGATTTCATCAACTCTTTGTCCTCTTTACACAAGGTCAAGATTCTTGCTGTATCGTGGGAATCCAAAAGGTTGAATGTTCCTTCATTGACTTGGTCGCGATACAGCATTTGCTGATGGTTCATGCCGCTGACCATTTGCGTTGGCGTGATTTTTTTATGGACAAAATAATCTTTGATGGAATCCATAAAGGCGTAATTCATCACCGCATGGAATTCATCTCCTTGTAACCAAGCTTGAGAAGAATGCCAGATCTCACCTAAGATATAGATATCTGGTTTGATTGAGGTAACTGCTTCTCTGAATTTTTTCCAAAAATGATGGTCGACTTCATTGGCAACATCTAATCGCCAGCCATCGATATCAAATTCCTTGACCCAATACGTAGCAATATCCAATAGGTACTCTTGGACTTCTTGATTCGCTGTATTGAGTTTTGGCATAAATGGCGTAAAAGCGAAAGTATCATACGCTAAGTTTTCAGCTGTATCAGGAACATCAGTCAGTTCATAAGAATCTACTGGGAAGGAATGGATATGGAACCAGTCTTTGTAGCGTGATTCTTCCCCATGTTCGATCACATCTTGCCATTGTGGTGAATGGCTGCCCATATGATTGAAAACAGCATCCAACATGATGCGGATTCCTTTTTCGTGTGCTTTTGTGATCAACTCTTTTAAAAGTTCTTTATCGCCAAACTGTGGATCGACCGCATAATAATCGATCGTATCGTATTTGTGATTAGATGTTGCTTCAAAAACAGGACAGAAGTATATCCCTGTGATTCCTAGGTCGGCTAAATAGTCGAGATGATCGATCACCCCTTGAAGATCGCCACCAAAGAAATCTTCGCGATCTGGATCTTTACTTCCCCAAGGCAACGTATCTTTAGGATCATTTGCAGGATCGCCATTGGCAAACCGTTCAGGAAATATTTGGTACCAAATCGTTTGTTTTGCCCATTCAGGAACCATGAAGAGATCGATTTGTTGGAAATATGGCATACGGAAATAGTAGTTTGCGTTTGCCAATGTTTCCTTTTGATAAGGAAATATCCCTTGATCTCCGTAAAAACAGTCCATTCCATCGATTCCGACGATATGGAATCCGTATTGTAATCTTCTAGTATCACTCGTCAACTCGATTTCCCAATAATCATGAAGAAGTGTACTAAGCCCTTTTTTCATGGGAACTTCTTCTAAATACCAATTTTTTGAAAAAATCGTATACGGATCACCGCTGATCACATAGACCTGTTTGACATCGTCTTTACTGGTACGTAGGCGAATCCGCATAGTCGTGTCGCTATATAAATAGGCAAATTCACTTTCTGGTCGATGATAAATTGATGCAGTATTCATGTTACTCCTCCCTTGTCTTTCAGTTAACAAAAATAACTATAAAAGATAAATCACCGAAAGACAACGCTTACATTTATGTTATCGGTAACAAGATTTTTGGTTAAAAAAAGAAGATGAAGAAACATCACCTCGTAAACGGGTGTTCTTCACCTTCTTGATTTTATTTTTTAACATATGTTTTCTTATCATACGAATAGTTTAGCAACTGTTCTTCCTGCCAGATTACACCAATCCCAGGTTGATCAGGAACTGCCAATTGGCCATTGTTGATTGTTGCCTTTGGTTCAACGATATCATCATGGAAATAACGATCAAAGGCGGATAGATCTCCTGGAAAAGTAAAACAATCTTGACTAGCAAAATGCAGATTGAGTGCGCGACCGACTCCAGATTCAAACATTCCGCCTAACCAAACCAGCAACTCATTCTTCTGACAAAACTCGACGATCTTTAACGCTTCAGTAATTCCACCAACCCTTGGAATCTTCAGATTGATTGCGCGACAACTTCCTAATGCGTGAGCTGTTCTAACATCTTCCAATGTTCGGATGTTCTCATCAAGACAAACGGCTGTCTTGATTTGCTTTTGAAGCATTGCATGATCGACATAGTCGCGGGGATGAAACGGTTGCTCGATCATCGCAAGCGCCAACGTATCCATTTGCTTGAACAGTGGCAAATCCCTCAAAGTATAAGCAGAATTTGCATCTGCCATCAATTGGATCTCTGGATATTCCTTGCGCAACGCTTGCAATGGAACCAAATCATTCCCCGGAGTAATTTTTAACTTGATTCGTTGATACCCTTGTTCAACATAAGATTTTGCCGTAGCCAGCAGATCACCGACATTCTCGTGGACGCCGATACTCACACCAACAGGAATGCTTGATCTCTCAGCTGAAAAAATCTTTTGCAGTGGCACATTCAAGCGACGAGCATAGAGATCCCAAACCGCCGTTTCTACCGCCGATTTTGCCATAAAATTCCCTTGAGTGTGTTTAAAAGCAGACCATATTTCCGCAGGATGTGAAAATTCTAGATCAAATAAACGAGGAATCAGTTCGTTTTGAATCACCGAACGACTCATGTCAATCGTTTCTTCAATATAGTCCGCTCGTTCAAAAGAAACTAACTCACCAATCCCCTGATTGCCTAATTCATCTTCCAAGATCAACAAATCAAAAGCTTTTGTTTCCAACTGACCATAGCTCGTTTTAAAAGGCGTGACTAAGGGTAATCTCAAACAGTATTGGTGGATGTTTACGATTTTTATGATGTGCGCCCCCTTTCGATCTCATTGATCCAAGCAACTACAGATGCTTCAAATAAGCAAGGTTGCTCGATGTGGCAACAATGCCCACAATCAGCAAGCATTTGGTAGTGAAACGTCTCTTTGGTGGCTGTTAGCTGTTTACCGATTTCTTGAAACTTCGTATCTTTTTGACCAACAAGGTACAATACCGGACATTCAATAGTCGTTACCATTGGCCAATAGTTTTTTTGAGCCCCTGTCCCCATAGAATATAAACTCATGGCTAAACCAAATTTATTTTGACCAAGGCGTTCATTCCTTACTTTCGTTTTTTGTTCAGGTGATAATGCCTGTTGTGAAGCAAAGAGCGGGAGTTTCTCCCAATAGTTCACAAACTCAACTAAAGGTTCTTTCAATAGGCGTAAAGCAAGCTTTCGATCAGCGATTTTACGGTGATGTCGTTGCTGCTCATCTGCAATACCAGCAGTTCCGCCTTCTAAAATCAACCCTTTGATCCCTTGTGGGCGCTCGATCGCCCAAGCAAGAGCGACACGTGCGCCCATCGAGTAACCTAATACATAAAATGACGGGATTTCTAGTTCCGCAAGAAGAAGTGACAGATCCTCCACTAATGCTGACAGTTGATAGCGATAAGGGTGAAGGTACACTGCAGTTTTTCCATGTCCGATCAGATCGATCGCTAAGTAATTCGACGTAGGATTCTCAAATAGAAACGTTTGTGTACTTCCGGTAAATCCATGCAAACAAACGACCGTTGGTTTCTTTGGATCAGGTTGGTGCAACCAACGGTAATGATAGGTTGCTCCACGAATAGTTTTAAATGGCATCAGTCCAGTGCCTCCTGATAACGACGCTTGACCTTCTCCCATAGTTGGACAGGCTCTTGCTGTTCCCCTTTGATTTCGATCAAAGTCCACTCCATATGCTTGCGACTTTCTTCAATCGCTTGTTTAAACTCTTCAGGAGAAGTTGGTTGTTCGTAATAGCCATTATATAAACTTGTGACTTTTTCTAATTCCAAGTTTAGCGGTGTGCCAAACAATGGCTCAAAATCGGCTTCCTCCAACTTGTTTTGAGGAAGGAACGAAAAGATTCCGCCCCCATTGTTATTCAATACAACTAAAGTGATTGGTAAATGATAACGTCGAATGAGTTCAAGGGCATTCATGTCATGGAACAACGCTAGATCACCGATCAACACAAAGATCCGCTTGTTCTTTACTGCAACAATGCCCGCAGCTGTTGAAATCAATCCATCGATCCCATTGATTCCTCGATTGCCATAGATTGAAAATGATTTTGCCACAGGTGAAGCAAAGCGATCGACAAATCGAATGGCGTTACTATTAGACAAAAACAAGGCTTCTTCTGAATGTATCAGTTGAAACAACTGACAGCTGGCATTACTTTCGCTCCACTGTTCCAAGGCTAGTTCTTCAGCAATAACTTGACTCGCGTTTTCTCGGACTTTTTTCCACTTATCCAACCACTCGTTATTCTCAGGAGAAAAGTTCACAGAAGTCGCAGAAGCGAATACCTGTTTACAAAAACCAGTAATATCGCGTTGGATAAAACTCGTTCCTAAGTGTAAAGGATCGCGCCATTCCTCGTCATCGATCAAGACATAGTCAGAGATTGTTTGATGATATTTTTTTAAATAAAGCATCACGTTTTTAGCAACTGGTAAATTCCCAAATTGCCAAATGACTTCGGGTGTTTCAGGAACAGAGCCAGCAAAAATCAAGTCCGCATGTGGCATGTAAGCACCACTCACTTGCTGACAAGCAGCGAGATTCGCCAATGGATCCCCTATGATCGGCCATTGTAAATACGTCGCTAAAGAAACTAACTCTTTTGCTTCATCTGGTGATAACTCTTTACCAACGATCATCAAACCTTTTTTTGATAGCCAATCGGCGAGCTCTGGTGCTTGCTTTGATGCAGTTTGAGCAATCGCTTGTTTTGTGTGAAAAGAGTCATCTAGGGAATAAGCCAAGTCAGGCAACAAAGGTTCTCTAAAAGGAAAATTGATCTGGATAGGTCCTGCCGGCACCCGCATTGCTTCACTCGCACAATTTGCACCGTGCCAGTGGCTATACCGCAACATTTCTGGAGTACCTTCAGGAAGTGCCATTTCGATAAACTTCTTGATATACGAACCAAACAATTTTTGTTGATCCATCGTTTGTGGTGACCCTACACCTCTGGCTTCTGGTGGCCGATCCGCTGTCAACAACAACAAGGGAACGTTTGTAGCTTTTGCTTCACAAACAGCTGGAAAGAAATTCGCAGCGGCAGTTCCCGAGGTACAAAGAACACCGACTGGTTGCTTCAATGCTTTCGCCATGCCTAGTGCAAAAAACGCAGCGGAGCGCTCATCAACGTTGACCATTGTTTTGATCTCAGGGTCTCTATGAAGTAATAATGCAAGTGGTGTCGACCGTGAGCCAGGACTGATCACCACATGATTAAGTCCACCATCTTTCATCCCTTTGATGAAAGCCAATAAATACGCAGTCATTTCTTGTTGTTGATTCATCCCTTCACCCCTCTAAGCATTGGTTGGAATTTTAGCAAAGTTTCCTGTCTTTCAGTCTCAGGGTCAGAATCTGCGACGACGCCACACCCTGCATACAACATTCCTTCGGTTTCATTTAAGATTCCCGAGCGGATTCCTACAGCAAATTCACCCACATCATTGATCAGGTCTAACCAGCCAATTGGTGCGCCATAAAGTCCTCTGCCAAAATGCTCATGTTCTTTGATCCATTCCAGTGCTAATTCTTTAGGTTCTCCACCTAATGCTGGCGAAGGATGAATCATTTCGACAGCATCAATCAATGAAACACCTTCTTTTCGATCCCCAGAAAAAGTCATCGACAAATGTTGGATGTCGCGATTTTTCAATAATTGGCGTGAAGAGACCGACACTTCCCCAGTTACGATCTCCGCTAATTGACCCGCTAATCTGTCGGTAACAATCCCATGTTCTTGTGTATTTTTAAAGTCTTTTAAAAGTTCTTTGCCGATTTCATCATCTTTTTGTGGCGTCGACCCTCTAGGCGCGGAACCGGCAATCCCTGCGGTCCTAAATTGTTTTTCTGTCGCTTGGATCAAACGCTCAGGGGTAGCCCCAACAAACGCATGTTGATTAGAAGCTACAAGAAACAGATACGTATGCGGTTGTTGTTCGGTTAAGTTTTGGAGAATATTAGGAACTGAACCAAAAGAACCTTGAATCTTCATTTGTCGAGCTAACACTACTTTTTTCAGTAAGGTCTCTTTGAATCCTATACTTTGCTTCGCTTTCTGGACATTTTCCAAAAAAATCGAAACATCTAACTCTTCCGCTGAAGTCAGTTGATTAGTAACAGGTTCTTGTTTCTTATCATCAAATAAACCCTTGATTATTTCTGCCAAACTCTCAAAGTCTTTTAAAAGTTCCTCTCGAGATACCCCATCTGATGCAACGGTCAACACTACTTCGATGGTAGAATTAACTTTTCTAAGCAAAATACTTGGGAGGATAAACAGACCTCTTTCAAGCTCTCCCCAGATGTTTTCTTTTTGGTTCGATTGGTCAAAAGGAAAACCGCCAAACAACAAAGGCGTTGCTCCGTTTTTAGAGACGTTTAAAAAACTTTTGCAAAACTCTTTAGAAAAATCTTGAATGGCCATTGGTGTATAGATCTTTGTGTGATCAAATAAATTCTCGCCCATTCCTAATAGTTCAAATTCCCTGTCCGGAGTAGACCAATAAAATCGTTCGCCATCAGAAGGTAGAAAACGAAAAAGTTTTTTTGAAGTTTGATTTGCTAATTGATAGCTATAAGTAAAATAGCGGTATTTTTTTAAAAGTTGATCATCCATTGAGCTATCTAATTTGATATTCAATATATTTCACTCTTTCTTTTGTCATAAAAAGACGTTTGATTGGTTTACCCGTTGCTGTTTTCGGTATTTCAGAAACAGAATAGATTTGAGTCGGGTGTTTGTAGCGTGCTAAGGAGGTCAACGCATCATTAAGCTCACCATCAACTAGCGGTTCCCGCAGTTTGACATATGCAACGGGCGTTTGTCCCCATGTGTCATCAGGACAACCAACAACGATAGCTTCAGCAATTTTATCGCTAGCTAAAAGTACCCGCTCAATTTCGACTGGAAAAATATTCTCTCCGCCCGAAATAATCCGTTCACTCATTCGGCTGACAATGTAAAGGTACCCTTCCTTATCGAGGTATCCCCAATCACCGGTATGGAACCAGCCATCTTCTGTCCATGACTCTGGGCTGACTTGATTCAAGTAACATTGGACGATTGAAGGTCCTTTAACTAAAATTTCACCCATTTGCTCTGTTTTTGTATTCTTTTGGATATGGATCGATACTCCAGACAAAGCTTTGCCAGAAGAGCCTATTTTTGTCAGGACTGCTTCAGGAAGCAACGCGACGATCTGGGAGCAAGTCTCCGTCATTCCATAAGAAAGCATCACAGGTACCTGTTTTTTTAGACAAGAATGGATCACACGTTCTTCTCCTGGTCCGCCCCCCAATAATACGTGTTTAAATGAGGGAGAATAGCCACGATCTGGAATCAATGGTTCAAGATCTTTTAACATTTTTGTGACTAAAGAAATATAGGTACCTTTTCCATTCATCAGTAGTTGATGCACTTGCTGAGGAGCGAATCCCGGTAGTAAAATGACTTGGATAGCTAAAACGAGGGAGCGTAACAAAATAGAGAGACCACTGATATGATAGAGTGGGACACAACAAACCCAGCTATCTGACGCTTCAACACCTAAACTTAATGAAGTTGCTTGGGCACTGGCAAAGTGATTGGCAAATGTTTGCGGTACGCCTTTTGGTTTTCCTGTCGTGCCAGATGTATACATGATCGAAGCGACCTCTTGTTCTTGGTACCCATTATCAAACCACTCTTCTGACAGCAACTCGCGTAATTCAGAAGAATCAGGAAACGGGTGTATAGTGACTTGCTCGTTGATCATGATTTTTTTGGCAGAAATCAGAATGGAAGTCTCGGCATCTGCTAACTGTTCATTGATTTCATTTGCTGTTAAGCGTGTGTTGACAAATTGGATCTCTTTTCCTAACTCCCATAATGCTAAGATCGATAAATAAGCAGTCAGGTCATTCTCACTGTATAAGGCAACTCGCTTGCTAGATTCAGGTAATGTTCGGTGATAATAGTCCGCATAACTCTGGACTTTTGATGACAACTCACCAAAAGTCCAACATTCATCATTCCACTGACAAGCTGGTGCATCAGGATGAAGCATTGCTTGTTGTTGCAACCAGCTTTTTGGGTTTCGATTAAGGGAATTTAGGGAATTGATCAAAATCAGGTTCTCTTTTTTCTTTAAATGCGTCGCGCCCTTCTTGTGCTTCATCCATCGTGTAATATAAAAGCGTTGCATCGCCAGCTAGTTGCTGGATACCAGCTAGTCCATCTGTATCGGCATTCATCGCTGCTTTGATCATTCGTAAAGCTAATGGGCTTTTCTTCAACATCTCTTCCGCCCATTCGATCGTCACGTCTTCTACTTGCTCGATTGGAACGACTGTATTGATCCAATTCATCGCTAGCGCTTCTTCCGCACTATATTGCTTCGTCATGAACCAAACTTCTTTGGCTTTTTTATGACCGACAACACGTGCTAAATAGCCAGAACCATATCCACCATCGAAGCTCCCAACGTTAGGGCCTGTTTGACCAAATTTCGCATTTTCAGCAGCAATTGTGAGATCACACACAAGTTGTAAGACATTTCCACCGCCGATCGACCAACCTTTGACCATCGCGATCACCGGTTTAGGGATCACACGGATCAACCGTTGCAAATCTAACACATTTAAACGCGGAATCTGGTCTTCACCAACATAACCACCATTTCCTCG from Enterococcus sp. DIV1094 includes these protein-coding regions:
- a CDS encoding glycoside hydrolase family 13 protein, which produces MNTASIYHRPESEFAYLYSDTTMRIRLRTSKDDVKQVYVISGDPYTIFSKNWYLEEVPMKKGLSTLLHDYWEIELTSDTRRLQYGFHIVGIDGMDCFYGDQGIFPYQKETLANANYYFRMPYFQQIDLFMVPEWAKQTIWYQIFPERFANGDPANDPKDTLPWGSKDPDREDFFGGDLQGVIDHLDYLADLGITGIYFCPVFEATSNHKYDTIDYYAVDPQFGDKELLKELITKAHEKGIRIMLDAVFNHMGSHSPQWQDVIEHGEESRYKDWFHIHSFPVDSYELTDVPDTAENLAYDTFAFTPFMPKLNTANQEVQEYLLDIATYWVKEFDIDGWRLDVANEVDHHFWKKFREAVTSIKPDIYILGEIWHSSQAWLQGDEFHAVMNYAFMDSIKDYFVHKKITPTQMVSGMNHQQMLYRDQVNEGTFNLLDSHDTARILTLCKEDKELMKSVLAFMFLQKGAPCIYYGTEIGMTGHDDPDCRKCMIWEKDQQDLELKGFVKELICVRKQIQEILIQGDMTWQSVDDKNEQLYLTRHFNQQTIHAYFNQGTEAYMVDLENDVLFSQNCDILKDGKAEIHPNGFLILC
- the menC gene encoding o-succinylbenzoate synthase, whose amino-acid sequence is MKIVNIHQYCLRLPLVTPFKTSYGQLETKAFDLLILEDELGNQGIGELVSFERADYIEETIDMSRSVIQNELIPRLFDLEFSHPAEIWSAFKHTQGNFMAKSAVETAVWDLYARRLNVPLQKIFSAERSSIPVGVSIGVHENVGDLLATAKSYVEQGYQRIKLKITPGNDLVPLQALRKEYPEIQLMADANSAYTLRDLPLFKQMDTLALAMIEQPFHPRDYVDHAMLQKQIKTAVCLDENIRTLEDVRTAHALGSCRAINLKIPRVGGITEALKIVEFCQKNELLVWLGGMFESGVGRALNLHFASQDCFTFPGDLSAFDRYFHDDIVEPKATINNGQLAVPDQPGIGVIWQEEQLLNYSYDKKTYVKK
- the menH gene encoding 2-succinyl-6-hydroxy-2,4-cyclohexadiene-1-carboxylate synthase; translation: MPFKTIRGATYHYRWLHQPDPKKPTVVCLHGFTGSTQTFLFENPTSNYLAIDLIGHGKTAVYLHPYRYQLSALVEDLSLLLAELEIPSFYVLGYSMGARVALAWAIERPQGIKGLILEGGTAGIADEQQRHHRKIADRKLALRLLKEPLVEFVNYWEKLPLFASQQALSPEQKTKVRNERLGQNKFGLAMSLYSMGTGAQKNYWPMVTTIECPVLYLVGQKDTKFQEIGKQLTATKETFHYQMLADCGHCCHIEQPCLFEASVVAWINEIERGRTS
- the menD gene encoding 2-succinyl-5-enolpyruvyl-6-hydroxy-3-cyclohexene-1-carboxylic-acid synthase; amino-acid sequence: MNQQQEMTAYLLAFIKGMKDGGLNHVVISPGSRSTPLALLLHRDPEIKTMVNVDERSAAFFALGMAKALKQPVGVLCTSGTAAANFFPAVCEAKATNVPLLLLTADRPPEARGVGSPQTMDQQKLFGSYIKKFIEMALPEGTPEMLRYSHWHGANCASEAMRVPAGPIQINFPFREPLLPDLAYSLDDSFHTKQAIAQTASKQAPELADWLSKKGLMIVGKELSPDEAKELVSLATYLQWPIIGDPLANLAACQQVSGAYMPHADLIFAGSVPETPEVIWQFGNLPVAKNVMLYLKKYHQTISDYVLIDDEEWRDPLHLGTSFIQRDITGFCKQVFASATSVNFSPENNEWLDKWKKVRENASQVIAEELALEQWSESNASCQLFQLIHSEEALFLSNSNAIRFVDRFASPVAKSFSIYGNRGINGIDGLISTAAGIVAVKNKRIFVLIGDLALFHDMNALELIRRYHLPITLVVLNNNGGGIFSFLPQNKLEEADFEPLFGTPLNLELEKVTSLYNGYYEQPTSPEEFKQAIEESRKHMEWTLIEIKGEQQEPVQLWEKVKRRYQEALD
- a CDS encoding isochorismate synthase; this translates as MNIKLDSSMDDQLLKKYRYFTYSYQLANQTSKKLFRFLPSDGERFYWSTPDREFELLGMGENLFDHTKIYTPMAIQDFSKEFCKSFLNVSKNGATPLLFGGFPFDQSNQKENIWGELERGLFILPSILLRKVNSTIEVVLTVASDGVSREELLKDFESLAEIIKGLFDDKKQEPVTNQLTSAEELDVSIFLENVQKAKQSIGFKETLLKKVVLARQMKIQGSFGSVPNILQNLTEQQPHTYLFLVASNQHAFVGATPERLIQATEKQFRTAGIAGSAPRGSTPQKDDEIGKELLKDFKNTQEHGIVTDRLAGQLAEIVTGEVSVSSRQLLKNRDIQHLSMTFSGDRKEGVSLIDAVEMIHPSPALGGEPKELALEWIKEHEHFGRGLYGAPIGWLDLINDVGEFAVGIRSGILNETEGMLYAGCGVVADSDPETERQETLLKFQPMLRGVKG
- the menE gene encoding o-succinylbenzoate--CoA ligase, with product MLHPDAPACQWNDECWTFGELSSKVQSYADYYHRTLPESSKRVALYSENDLTAYLSILALWELGKEIQFVNTRLTANEINEQLADAETSILISAKKIMINEQVTIHPFPDSSELRELLSEEWFDNGYQEQEVASIMYTSGTTGKPKGVPQTFANHFASAQATSLSLGVEASDSWVCCVPLYHISGLSILLRSLVLAIQVILLPGFAPQQVHQLLMNGKGTYISLVTKMLKDLEPLIPDRGYSPSFKHVLLGGGPGEERVIHSCLKKQVPVMLSYGMTETCSQIVALLPEAVLTKIGSSGKALSGVSIHIQKNTKTEQMGEILVKGPSIVQCYLNQVSPESWTEDGWFHTGDWGYLDKEGYLYIVSRMSERIISGGENIFPVEIERVLLASDKIAEAIVVGCPDDTWGQTPVAYVKLREPLVDGELNDALTSLARYKHPTQIYSVSEIPKTATGKPIKRLFMTKERVKYIEYQIR
- the menB gene encoding 1,4-dihydroxy-2-naphthoyl-CoA synthase, which translates into the protein MREWKTIKEYDEILFEQYGKIAKITINRPEVHNAFTPKTVFEMIEAFTISRDRQDIGVIILTGAGDKAFCSGGDQKVRGNGGYVGEDQIPRLNVLDLQRLIRVIPKPVIAMVKGWSIGGGNVLQLVCDLTIAAENAKFGQTGPNVGSFDGGYGSGYLARVVGHKKAKEVWFMTKQYSAEEALAMNWINTVVPIEQVEDVTIEWAEEMLKKSPLALRMIKAAMNADTDGLAGIQQLAGDATLLYYTMDEAQEGRDAFKEKREPDFDQFPKFP